In Solidesulfovibrio carbinoliphilus subsp. oakridgensis, the sequence GTGGTGCGCAATCTGGTCGGCAATGCGCTCAAGTTCACGGACCAGGGCGAGGTGGCTGTGGAGTTTCGGCTGCTGCGGCCGGGCGATCCTTTGCTCGTCGAGTGTTCGGTGCGCGACACCGGCATCGGCATCCCCGAAGACCGGCTGCCGGACCTGTTCCAGGTCTTCACCCAGCTTGAAGCCTCGCGGACCAAGCGGTTCGGCGGCACGGGTCTGGGGCTTGCCATCAGCCGCCGGCTGGTGGAGATGATGGGCGGCACCATCGGTGTGGAGAGCCGGTCGAATCATGGCAGCACCTTCTCCTTTACCGTGTCGCTGCGGCCGGCCCGGGAAGAGCAGCGGGACGAGGCCCGGGTCGAAACGGCTGTCCTGGCCGGCGGGTTTGCGGGGCTGCGGGTGCTCCTGGCCGAGGATAACCAGGTCAACAGGCTGTTTTTGAAACATTTTTTGGTCGAGGCTGGTTGCGAAGTGCGGCTTGCCGGTTCAGGAGGCGAAGCCTTGGCGCTTTTGGCCCAGGGGCCGGCGGACCTGGTGCTCATGGACATCCAGATGCCGGAAATGGACGGCACCGAGGCCACCCGCCGCATCCGCGACGGCGAGGTCGGGGAGGCGGCCCGGCGGCTTCCGGTGGTGGCGTTGACGGCCTACAGCATGAAGGGTGACCGGGAACGCTTTCTGTCCGCCGGGCTCGACGATTACGTGTCCAAGCCCGTGGATGTGGATGAGCTTTTCATGGTCATGCGCCGGGTGTTGGATCGGCCGGGCGTGGCCGAGGAGACGAACAGGCCGGTCCGGTCGTCCTTGCCCATGGACATGGCCTATTATCGGGATCGGGGAAAAACCGCGTTTGCCCGTGAAATCTCCCGCATGTTCCTGGATGAGAGCCCGGCCGTGGCCGCCAACCTCGATCGGGCGGTGCGCGAGGAGAATTGGGAGGCGGTCGGGGATGCCGCCCACACCCTGCTTGGCATGGCCGTTCCCTTGCGGGCCCGGGGCCTGACCGAGGATGCGAGACGGCTCCAGGAAGCGGGCCTGGCCGGCGACGCCACGGGCTGCCGGGAAGCCTGCCGCCGGGTCCGGGGCGAACTGGACCGGGTCCAGTCCGCCATCCGCGACCTGCTGCGGGGCAACGAAGGCGCCTAGTGTCGCGTTCTCGAAATCCGTGCATACGAATTTCGAAAACAACATATTTGAATAATTATTTTTTTCTAAAAAATATTAACATATTTTTTAGCGAACGCCACTAGCCGGCCATATCCATGAAAAAGGCGGCCCCGGCGTCGCCGCCGCCGGCCAGGCGTCGGCCGTCGGCCGACCAGGCCAGACAGGTGATCCGGTGGTTCTTGAGGGCCAGAAGCGGCGCCGCAGCCCGGCGGTCGGCGCTGCCGAGGAAGATGATGCCGCCGTCGAACCCGCCGGCCACCAGCGCCAGGGCCGGGTGGGCGGCCACGGCCCCGAGCAGGCCGTGCTCGAACTGGCCGAAGACCAGCGCCTCGCGGGCGGCGGGATCGGTGGCCGCGTCCACGGGCCAGCCCACAAAAGCCTGTTCCCCCCCTGTCCACAGCGTATTGCCGTCGCCGGCGAACGACAGGCTGCGCACCTTGGACGGATACCCCTCCAGCAGATAGCCGGCCGCCTGGTCCAGGTCATAGACCCGTACGCTCTTGTCCTGGGTGGCGCAGGCCATTTTCCCGCCGTCCGGGGAAAAGGCGAGGGTCAGGTTGGAGCCAGGGCCGTCGAAGACGTTGCCCCGGCCGTCCGGGCGCGGCGGGGCGTACACGGTCACCCCGTCGTAGTGGGTGGCGGCCAGGGCCCGGCCGTCGGGGCTGGCGGCCAGACCGCCGATGGTGCTCGGCAGTTCGGGCAGAACGTGGGGAGCGAGCGACTCGCTGTCAAAAAGGATGACCCGTTTGCCGCAGGCCGCGGCCAGGACGCGCCCATCGGCGCTGGCGGCCACGTGCTCGATCCACTGTCCGGGCTCGGCACAGAGCTCCCGCACCACGCCGGCGGGGCCGGTCAGGACCACTCGTCCGTCGTCGCCGCCGCTGACAAAGCCGGCCGGCGTGCCGACCAGGCACAGGGCCGCGCCGGCATGGGCCTTGGCCAGGGTCGTCTCGCCGGTGGCCGGGGTGAAAAGGGCGACCGTGCCGCTGCCAAGGGCCAGGGCCAGGGTTTCGCCGTCGGGACTGAAGGCGCAGGCCGAGACATGGGCACCGAAGTCGGCCTGCGAAAGTCCGGGCAGTTCCGCATCCGGAGTAAAAACGCTCATGACTGTTCCTCCCCGGCCGCGCATCCGGCGAGGCCTTTTTCAAGCATTGCACGATCGAGTCCCCGGCCGATGAAGACGGCCCGGCTCGTCCGTTCCTCGTTCTCTTTCCAGGGCGTGCCCCAGGCGGTTTCCAGGTACATGTGCACGCCCTGGAAGATGAAGCGCTGTTTGGTGCCGGCCACGTCCATGATGCCCTTGGACCGGTAGATGTCCTGCCCGTGCTCTTGCAGAAGCGTGGAGAGGAAGTCGCCGAGCTTCTCCGGATCAAGCGGACCGGCGACGGTGAAGCTCAGGCTCCGGATGCCGTGGTCGTGCTCGTGGGGCTCCTGTCCGCCAAACCCCGGATGGGCAAAAAGCAGGCGGTTGATGTCAAAGGCCTGGCGGTCGAGAATTCTGGCAAGCGGCAGGTCGCAACGCACGGCCGGGATGATCTCGGCCGTGGCGTTGAGGCGTTTGACCGTGGCGGTGATGTCGTCAAGGACGTCCTGGCCGACCAGATCGGTCTTGTTCACGATGACAAGGTCGGCGTACACGACCTGTTCCAGGGCCTGCCTGTTTTCGGCGGCGTGCCCCCGGAAATGGACCGCATCCACGACAGTGGTGACCGTGTCCAGGTGGAAGGCGTCGCGGGTGTCCTCATCCATGGCGAAGGTCTGGATGATGGCGGCCGGATCGGCCAGGCCCGTGGTTTCGAGGAGCACGCCGTCAAAGGCGCCCCGCCGCCTGGCCAAACCGCCGAGGACCCGGATCAGGTCGCCGCGCACGGAGCAGCACACGCAGCCGTTGTTCATGAGGAAGATTTCCTCGTCCGAGGAGACGATCAGTTCGTTGTCGATGCCGATTTCGCCGAATTCGTTGACGATGACGGCGAATTTGCGGCCGTGGTCCTCGGAGAGGACGCGGTTTAAGAGGGTCGTTTTGCCGGCTCCCAGAAAGCCGGTCAGGACGGTGACGGGAATGGAATGCATTGGCTGTCCCCCAGGGGTTCGGTAAGGCAGGGGAGGTAGCACCAAACAAAGCAAAGGACCAGACCGGATGCGGCCTGCCTGGGAGGGGCAAGCGCCTGGAAAGGCATGCCTGACGGAATGGGCTTGTTTCCCGGGAGGGAGGCGTGAGCGATCCATCCCGATGCGACGGCCACGGTCCGACGTGAAGGAGCAATGAAAAAGGGAGGCCCCGTGGACCCCCCGATTGTTCAATGGGACGAACCATAATCCAGTTCGAAATCGATCAGTTCCCGGCCGCGGGCAACCGCCCGTTCTTCGGTATCTCCGGCCACGCCCAGATGGGACACCAGCCGGCCCGAACCGTCACGGATATCGGCGGCGAACGAGGCGCAATAGTCGCCACGCGGCGTCAGTTCGATCGAATATCCCTTGTAACCATGTTGCAAGCTGTGCATCATCGAACTCGCCTCCTCGGGCTTTCTCTCCTCTCTTCATGAAAATAATAATCAGTATCTTTTGACTGGCAAGGCCATGGCCGGGCCTGCGCGCACGTGGCCAGACGACAGATGGAAATCCGTCTCGCCGGGTTCCCCGCACCCAGGCGTGAACTCGCCTTGAAGTTCGCTGCCCGCAGTTGCCTCGAGTCTGTCCCCGCGTTCGTCCCGGGCCGGCAAAGAGGGCGAAAGCCGCCATGGGACGTTCCGGGAGAAAACCCGCAGGCGAGATTTGGCCGCTGGGCTTTTTGCCCGTCGCAACAATGCTGATGCCGCCGGAACTCTTTCCAAAAATGGAAAAAAGAACGCCGCCCCATGGAGAGGTGGGGCGGCGTATGGTCCGCGTCCTGAGAGGGGAGGGCGGCGCGGACCAAAGAGGAGAACGGCGGATTGTCAGGGAGAGAGCCCCAGGCCGCGCCGGTCTTGGCTAGTCTTCCACCTTGCCGATGGTGGTCACGCAACAGATTTTGTCCCAAGAATAATAGGTGTTGCGGGTTTCTTCCCCGGCCTTCTGGGTGATCCGCACAAACTCGTCGCCAAGAAAGAGAGTGGCGCTTTCGAACACGGTGCCGTCGTTGATCTGTATTTTCACCCCCTTGCGCAGCTTGCGGGAGAGGGTGCCATGGACCGGGGAGGAGGCGTATTCAAACACTTTTTCCAGCGTCGATTTCTGCATTTTTGGCTCCTTTTGACAAAAAAGATAAAATCGGATGTGGAACTCATTGCGCGATTCCGAGGCAAATTGCAAATACAAAAATGTAATTTTGGGAGCGGATGATAGGCAAGAAAATAAGGTACCGAAAATATAATGTTATAATAATATGTTGCCGTGATGGGTGTGCCGGCTGGCGGAAAAGAGGAGCCCAGGAAACGGGTGCCGGCCGCGTTGGATCAAGGAAGGGTACGAAAAAGGCGGTCCGCAGGGACCGCCTGAAAAGGAGGGCAGGGAGCAAGACTTTGCATGAGCATCGGCCGCGTTCCGCAAGTCCGGCCCCGGCACCACGGCCGTTGCGGCCCGGGCCGAAGGCACCGGAGCGCGGGCGCCGGTCGGGTCTCTTATTCTTCCTTGGTTTCGGGACGCATGGACAGAACCGGCGCCTTGGCCGTCTTGATGACCTTCTCGGCCACGGAGCCGAAGAGAATCTTGTCGATGCCCTTGCGGCCGTGGGTGCCGAGCACGATCAGGTCCGCGCCCACCTCCTCGGCAACGCTCACGATCTCCTCGGCCGCGTAGCCGGACACGACCCGGCTTTCGACGGTGACGCCCTGGAAGTATTCCTTGACGAAGGAGTCCATGGTGTCCTTGGCGCCGCTCACGATACCCGTGACAAAATCGTCGATGTAGCTGGCCTGGACATGGAACTCCACATACTGGGTCAGGGACGGGGCCACGTACAGGGCCACGATCCTGGCACCGCAGGCCTCGGCCAGGCTCCGGGCGTATTCGGCCACCTTGGGGCTCACTTCGGAAAAATCCAGGGCGCATACGATGGTCTTGATCTGGACCATGGCTTTTGCTCCTCACGGGTTGCGGGTTGATGGCCGAAAAAAGATACCACGGGGCGTGGCAAAGCGAAAGAAGCTTTTCGTGGCGGCCTGTTAGGCCCGGCGCAGAACCCGTTTCTGGCGGAACCGCTCGATGGGGTCGGCAACCAGCCGATTGAGCGCCAGGCAAAAAAGGATGGTGGCTCCCAGGGCGAGGACCGGCAGATGCCGTTTGCCGAAAAAATACTCCACCACCATGATGACGGTCCAGTGGGAAATGTAGATGGGGTAGGAAAGCTCGCCGAGGGCCCGGTCGAACCGCATCTTTTGGGTCAAGAGGAAAAGAAAAGGGATCGAGGCCACGGTCGCGGCATAGAGATAGAACTCCTTGCCCAGGGCTCCGGGAAAAAACTGGAAGAAAACGATGCCGGAAAGGTACAGGCCGCTCACCGTCCAAAGAATCCGCCGGGGAATGGCCACGGTTTTAAGCGACGCGTACAGGCGGTAGGACAGGATGCCGCACAGGAAAAAGCCGAACTCGACCGGAAAAAAACGCTGCTTCCAGGGATCGAAGGGAAAGTGTCCGAGATAGACGCCGGCGCGCGCGGCCAGGCTCAGGGCGATCAGGCCGACCAGGAAGCCGGTTGTGCGGCGCACCAGCCACGGGGCCAGAAGGTAGAAGCACAATTCCAGGGAAATGGTCCAGGCCTGGGGAATGAGCAGGAAAAACCAGGCCGGCGTGGCCCGGTGCAGGGCGTCCCAGGCCAGGGACAGGGTGCCGGTGGCCGGGTCCAGGTGGGTGAAAAAAAGGAGGTCCTGGCCGAAGATGGTCAGGTTGGCCCCGGCCAGGGCCAGCAGGGCGGCCGGCGTCAGGTGCGGCAGCCAGGTCTGCCACGGCCCGAGCAAAAGCGCCGTGTGGGCGAATTTCATAAAGGCCAGCGACACGCCAAGCGAGACCAGGAGCACCACCCAGTAGACCGGGAAAAGCCGCAGCCAGCGGTTGGAATAGAAAAGGCGGCACCGGCCGGGACCGGTATATTTTTCCGACAGGATGAGGGCCATGTAAAAGCCCGAAATGATGAAAAAGACCTTGATGGCCACGTAGGCGTCGGTGAAGACCAGTCCGCAGATCGGGCCGGTGTGGTTGATGACCACGGTTGCGGCCAGGAGAAATCGCACGAGACCCATGATCCGCGTCTGCCTCGCCTTTGCCCGCCGCCTTCACGCCTGTCGGGTCGGGACAGGTGAAGAAGCCGACGGGAATATTGGGAAAAGATGGGAACCGACCGCCACAGGATGCCGCCCGGACCGCGCTCCACACGGTCCGGGCGACCGATGGCTATCCCTTGAGGGCCTTGGTGAGCTTTTCCTTGTCGTCGCTGAAAAGCTTGTAGTTGATGGCGTCTTCCATGGCCTGGAAGCTGGCCTCGATGACGTTGTGGGAAACGCCCACCGTCACCCACCGGCGCGACGCGTCCCCGGACTCCACCAGGACCCGGACGTGGGAAGCCGTGCCGCAGCCGCTCGGGGCGCAGTCGTCCAGGGCCTTGCCGGACAGGACCCGGACCTTGAAGTCCAAAAGCCGCATCTCGGCCAGGCGCGGATAGAAGCCGCGCAGGGCCTTGCGGATGGCCTTGTCCAGGGCGTTGACCGGCCCCCGGCCCGTGGCCGCCGTGTGCTTGACCCGGCCGCCCACCTTGATCATGACCGTGGCCTCGGTCATGGGCTCCTCGCGTTCGTAGGAGCTGTCGTCGAGGACCCGGAAGCGGGTGACCGTGAAATAGCTGCGGGCCCGGCCAAGGACGCGGTTCAGGAGCAGCTCGTAGGAGGCTTCAGCTGCGGTGTACTCGTAGCCCTCCGCCTCGCGCTCCTTGATGGTGGTCAAGAGCTCCAGCACGAAGGGATCGTTCTTGTCGAGGTCGAAGCCGAATTCCTTGGCCTTGTACAGGATGTTGCTCTGGCCGGACAGGTCGGACAGGAGCACCCGGCGGACGTTGCCCACGGCTTCGGGCGTGATGTGCTCGTAGGTCAGCGGGTTTTTGACCACGGCCGACACGTGGACCCCGCCCTTGTGGGCGAAAGCCCCGTCCCCGACGTAGGGCTGGTTGGAGGGGGGGGCCTGGTTGACCATCTCCGAGACGAAATGGGCCGTCGGGGTCAAAAGCGGCAGCTTGCCGGCGGGCAGGCATTCGAGGCCGAGCTTGAGACAAAGCGAGGGAATGATGGAGCACAGGTTGGCGTTGCCGCACCGCTCGCCGTAGCCGTTCACCGTGCCCTGGACCTGCACGGCCCCGAGGGCCACGGCTTCGATGGAGTTGGCCACGGCCAGGCCCGAATCGTTGTGGGTGTGGATGCCGAGTTTGGCCTCGGGCATGGCGGCGATCACGGCGCGCAGGATGTGGCGGAAATCGCCCGGCATGGTGCCGCCGTTGGTGTCGCAAAGGACCAGCACGTCGGCGCCGGCCTCGAAGGCCCGGGCGAGGACGGCCATGGCATAGTCGGGGTTGGCCTTGTAGCCGTCGAAGAAGTGTTCGGCGTCGAAAAAAAGCTCGCCCACGTGGGGCCGCAAAAAGGCCAGGGAATCGCCGACCAGCTCCAGATTCCGGGGGAGCGTGGTGCCGAGGGCGTCGGTCACGTGGATGTCCCAGGACTTGCCGAAAATGGTCACCACCGGGGCCCCGGAATCAAGGAGCGCCTTGAGGTTGGGATCGGTGGCCGCCGTGGCCCGATGGTTGTGGGTGCTGCCGAAGGCCGCGATCCGGGCGTTTTTCAGGTCGTAGTTCCGGATCTCCTGGAAAAAACGCTTGTCCGTGGGGTTCGATCCGGGCCAGCCGCCCTCGACATAGGCGACACCCAGTTCGTCGAGCCGAAGGGCAATGCGCAGCTTGTCCTCGGTGGTGAGGCTTATGTCCTGGGCCTGGGTCCCGTCGCGCAGGGTCGTGTCGTAGATAAAGACGCGTCGCATGGCTTTTTCCGGTTCCGTGCGGACGGGCCAGGGATGCCCTGGCCCGTCCGCCGGTTGGCTGCGGCTGCCGCTTCCCGGTTTCCCGGGCAACCGGCCGCGGCGGCGTTTTCGAAGGGGGCTGATCCGCCGGTCCGCGCCGTTTACGGGCAGGCCTTGGCCGGACCTTCGGACAGGCCGAAGGCGTCGTGCAGGGTGCGGACCGCGAGTTCCACGTATTTCTCCTCGATCAGGCAGGTAATCTTGATCTCGGAGGTCGCGATCATGAGAATGTTGATGTTCTCTTTTTTCAGCAGGGTGAACATGGTGGAAGCCACGCCCGAATGGCTGCGCATACCGACGCCGATGACCGAGACCTTGCAGACGTGGATGTCGTGTTGGATGTCCTCGCAGCCGATGACCGGGCGCAGGTGCTCGAGAATGGCCAGGGTCTTGTCGAGGTTGGCCCGGGAAATGGTGAAGGTCATGTCCGTGCGGCCGTCGCGTCCGGTGTTCTGGATGATCATGTCGACCAGGATGCCGGCCTCGGCGATGGGGGCGAAGATGGAGGCGGCCACGCCCGGCCGGTCCATGACGTTTCTGACCGTGATGCGGCACTGGTCCTTGTCGTAGGCGATTCCCGAAACCAGGACGTCTTCCATTTCCGTATCCTCCAAAGTGACCAGCGTGCCCGGATCGTCGGTGAAGGTCGAACGGACCCGGACCGGGACATTGAATTTCTTGGCCAGTTCCACTGACCGGATCTGCAAGACCTTGGCCCCCTGGCTCGAAAGCTCCAGCATCTCGTCATAGGAGATGCGGTCGAGCTTTCTGGCATTGCTGCACAGGTTCGGGTCGGTGGTGTAGACGCCGTTGACGTCGGTGTAGATTTCGCACACCTCCGCTTCCAGGGCGGCGGCCAGGGCCACGCCCGTGGTGTCGGAGCCGCCCCGGCCTAGCGTGGTCAGCCGGCCGTTGCAGTCGACCCCCTGAAAGCCGGCCACCACCAGGACGTCGTGGTCCTCGAGCATGGCTTTGACCCGCACGGTGTCGATGTCCATGATCCGGGCCCGGCTGAAATTGGAATTGGTGGTGATGGGAATCTGGAAGCCAAGCAGTGACCGGGCCCGCAGGCCGGCGTCCTTGGCCAGCATGGAGAAAAGAGCGACCGAGGCCTGCTCGCCCGTGGTCACCAGCACATCGAGTTCGGCCGGATCCGGGTTGGCGGAAAATTCCCTGGCCTGGGCCAGCAGCCGGTTGGTCACGCCGGACATGGCCGACAGGGCCACCACCAGCTTGTAGCCCTCGACATGGGCCTTCTGGACCCGGGCCAGGACGAGGCGCATCCGCTCCAGGCCCATGACCGATGTTCCGCCGTACTTTTGCACCAAAATTCGCATGAATGCCTCCAAGAAGGACCGGGAGGGCAAGGCCTCCCGGAGTGTCGTCACACCGCAAGGTCCGGGCAGGCGGCCACGAGG encodes:
- a CDS encoding CobW family GTP-binding protein — encoded protein: MHSIPVTVLTGFLGAGKTTLLNRVLSEDHGRKFAVIVNEFGEIGIDNELIVSSDEEIFLMNNGCVCCSVRGDLIRVLGGLARRRGAFDGVLLETTGLADPAAIIQTFAMDEDTRDAFHLDTVTTVVDAVHFRGHAAENRQALEQVVYADLVIVNKTDLVGQDVLDDITATVKRLNATAEIIPAVRCDLPLARILDRQAFDINRLLFAHPGFGGQEPHEHDHGIRSLSFTVAGPLDPEKLGDFLSTLLQEHGQDIYRSKGIMDVAGTKQRFIFQGVHMYLETAWGTPWKENEERTSRAVFIGRGLDRAMLEKGLAGCAAGEEQS
- a CDS encoding WD40 repeat domain-containing protein, coding for MSVFTPDAELPGLSQADFGAHVSACAFSPDGETLALALGSGTVALFTPATGETTLAKAHAGAALCLVGTPAGFVSGGDDGRVVLTGPAGVVRELCAEPGQWIEHVAASADGRVLAAACGKRVILFDSESLAPHVLPELPSTIGGLAASPDGRALAATHYDGVTVYAPPRPDGRGNVFDGPGSNLTLAFSPDGGKMACATQDKSVRVYDLDQAAGYLLEGYPSKVRSLSFAGDGNTLWTGGEQAFVGWPVDAATDPAAREALVFGQFEHGLLGAVAAHPALALVAGGFDGGIIFLGSADRRAAAPLLALKNHRITCLAWSADGRRLAGGGDAGAAFFMDMAG
- a CDS encoding acyltransferase family protein encodes the protein MGLVRFLLAATVVINHTGPICGLVFTDAYVAIKVFFIISGFYMALILSEKYTGPGRCRLFYSNRWLRLFPVYWVVLLVSLGVSLAFMKFAHTALLLGPWQTWLPHLTPAALLALAGANLTIFGQDLLFFTHLDPATGTLSLAWDALHRATPAWFFLLIPQAWTISLELCFYLLAPWLVRRTTGFLVGLIALSLAARAGVYLGHFPFDPWKQRFFPVEFGFFLCGILSYRLYASLKTVAIPRRILWTVSGLYLSGIVFFQFFPGALGKEFYLYAATVASIPFLFLLTQKMRFDRALGELSYPIYISHWTVIMVVEYFFGKRHLPVLALGATILFCLALNRLVADPIERFRQKRVLRRA
- the cimA gene encoding citramalate synthase — protein: MRRVFIYDTTLRDGTQAQDISLTTEDKLRIALRLDELGVAYVEGGWPGSNPTDKRFFQEIRNYDLKNARIAAFGSTHNHRATAATDPNLKALLDSGAPVVTIFGKSWDIHVTDALGTTLPRNLELVGDSLAFLRPHVGELFFDAEHFFDGYKANPDYAMAVLARAFEAGADVLVLCDTNGGTMPGDFRHILRAVIAAMPEAKLGIHTHNDSGLAVANSIEAVALGAVQVQGTVNGYGERCGNANLCSIIPSLCLKLGLECLPAGKLPLLTPTAHFVSEMVNQAPPSNQPYVGDGAFAHKGGVHVSAVVKNPLTYEHITPEAVGNVRRVLLSDLSGQSNILYKAKEFGFDLDKNDPFVLELLTTIKEREAEGYEYTAAEASYELLLNRVLGRARSYFTVTRFRVLDDSSYEREEPMTEATVMIKVGGRVKHTAATGRGPVNALDKAIRKALRGFYPRLAEMRLLDFKVRVLSGKALDDCAPSGCGTASHVRVLVESGDASRRWVTVGVSHNVIEASFQAMEDAINYKLFSDDKEKLTKALKG
- a CDS encoding universal stress protein → MVQIKTIVCALDFSEVSPKVAEYARSLAEACGARIVALYVAPSLTQYVEFHVQASYIDDFVTGIVSGAKDTMDSFVKEYFQGVTVESRVVSGYAAEEIVSVAEEVGADLIVLGTHGRKGIDKILFGSVAEKVIKTAKAPVLSMRPETKEE
- a CDS encoding aspartate kinase, translated to MRILVQKYGGTSVMGLERMRLVLARVQKAHVEGYKLVVALSAMSGVTNRLLAQAREFSANPDPAELDVLVTTGEQASVALFSMLAKDAGLRARSLLGFQIPITTNSNFSRARIMDIDTVRVKAMLEDHDVLVVAGFQGVDCNGRLTTLGRGGSDTTGVALAAALEAEVCEIYTDVNGVYTTDPNLCSNARKLDRISYDEMLELSSQGAKVLQIRSVELAKKFNVPVRVRSTFTDDPGTLVTLEDTEMEDVLVSGIAYDKDQCRITVRNVMDRPGVAASIFAPIAEAGILVDMIIQNTGRDGRTDMTFTISRANLDKTLAILEHLRPVIGCEDIQHDIHVCKVSVIGVGMRSHSGVASTMFTLLKKENINILMIATSEIKITCLIEEKYVELAVRTLHDAFGLSEGPAKACP